In the genome of Salinirussus salinus, one region contains:
- a CDS encoding class I SAM-dependent methyltransferase codes for MSEDLVAVVEKPRAQAAIGSLRAEGVYDDSRSTVEAGGETVAIPVTEPPVETEVLEVARQAGEPRLRTLDDHLRQRGWSDDDLERAPGSWAVVGSVVLVDLGDLSAEDAVEVGEALLAMHGGADTVLAREGVEGEHREPSVEVVAGEGDTETVHREHGTEYALDLAEVMFSPGNKAERARMGEVVSDGERVLDAFAGVGYFTLPMARAGARVTAVERNPDAFEYLLENAMRNGATDRVEAYRGDNREVVPALDRDFDRAVMGYYEAHEYLDTVLPALASGGVLHMHEATPEALVPDRPVGRLEDAADRAGRAVEVLEVRDVKGYSEGVRHLVVDARVE; via the coding sequence ATGAGCGAGGACCTCGTGGCGGTCGTCGAGAAACCGCGCGCCCAGGCGGCCATCGGTTCCCTGCGAGCAGAGGGCGTCTACGACGACAGTCGCTCGACCGTCGAGGCCGGCGGCGAGACGGTCGCTATCCCCGTTACCGAGCCGCCCGTCGAGACCGAGGTGCTCGAGGTGGCCCGCCAGGCCGGCGAGCCACGGCTGCGGACCCTCGATGACCACCTCCGCCAGCGGGGCTGGAGCGACGACGACCTGGAGCGGGCGCCGGGGTCGTGGGCGGTCGTCGGCAGCGTCGTCCTCGTCGACCTCGGGGACCTCTCCGCGGAGGACGCCGTGGAGGTCGGCGAGGCGCTGCTGGCGATGCACGGCGGCGCCGACACCGTCCTCGCCCGCGAGGGGGTCGAGGGCGAGCACCGCGAGCCCAGCGTCGAGGTCGTCGCCGGCGAGGGCGATACCGAGACCGTCCACCGCGAGCACGGCACCGAGTACGCCCTGGACCTGGCAGAGGTGATGTTCTCGCCGGGCAACAAGGCCGAGCGCGCCCGGATGGGCGAGGTCGTTTCGGACGGCGAGCGCGTGCTGGACGCCTTCGCCGGCGTGGGCTATTTCACGCTGCCGATGGCTCGCGCCGGCGCCCGCGTGACCGCGGTCGAGCGCAACCCCGACGCCTTCGAGTACCTGCTTGAGAACGCGATGCGAAACGGCGCGACCGACCGGGTCGAGGCCTACCGCGGGGACAACCGCGAGGTCGTCCCCGCGCTCGACAGGGACTTCGACCGCGCGGTCATGGGGTACTACGAGGCCCACGAGTATCTCGACACTGTCCTCCCCGCGCTCGCGTCGGGGGGCGTCCTCCACATGCACGAGGCCACCCCCGAGGCGCTGGTGCCCGACCGGCCCGTCGGGCGCCTGGAGGATGCTGCCGACCGTGCGGGCCGGGCCGTCGAGGTGCTGGAGGTCCGGGATGTGAAGGGGTACAGCGAGGGCGTCCGCCACCTCGTCGTCGACGCGCGGGTGGAGTAA
- a CDS encoding halocyanin domain-containing protein, whose protein sequence is MNRRTRRAVLATLGVTAAAGLAGCGGGDGDGDGTGDGASGRLQGEDYPAIDEWLTETEVGDSADNYDGQLSDRRGRSRVSVNVGASGNGGDFAFAPAAFVVDAGTEVRWSWTGRGGLHNVEAEPDDQIGESDYEFSSGDAIDAEGVQFTQTLPDTGVALYHCEPHLSVGMKGGIAVE, encoded by the coding sequence ATGAACAGACGGACACGGCGAGCCGTTCTCGCGACACTCGGGGTCACCGCCGCCGCCGGCCTGGCAGGCTGTGGCGGTGGCGACGGAGACGGTGACGGAACGGGCGACGGGGCCAGCGGCCGTCTCCAGGGCGAGGACTACCCCGCCATCGACGAGTGGCTCACCGAGACCGAGGTCGGGGACAGCGCCGACAACTACGACGGTCAGCTCAGCGACCGGCGGGGTCGGAGCCGCGTCTCCGTCAACGTCGGAGCCAGCGGGAACGGCGGCGACTTCGCGTTCGCCCCGGCGGCGTTCGTCGTCGACGCCGGGACCGAGGTCCGGTGGTCGTGGACCGGCCGGGGCGGTCTGCACAACGTCGAGGCCGAACCCGACGACCAGATCGGGGAGTCTGACTACGAGTTCAGCTCCGGTGATGCCATCGACGCCGAGGGCGTCCAGTTCACACAGACGCTGCCCGACACCGGCGTCGCACTGTACCACTGCGAGCCACATCTCTCGGTCGGCATGAAAGGCGGGATCGCCGTCGAGTGA